ATCGGTCAAGTTTTAGGCGAGAATTAGCTTTGTTGCCTATTAAATCAGGGGGTTAGAAAATTCCGGTGAGAAGCACTAAAGTACCCTCTCCCTGCGATAGTTGTAAACGCTTTGGTTAATATAGTTGGCAGGAAGAGGGTAGTGATGTGATATCACATGATATTTCTAAGAGGCAATAATTGCAATTACTTTCAGAAATTAGTGAATTACTTAATGAATACACAATGATGGCCGAATAATATGAAAACCACAAAGTCTTCATCATAGACCTTCTTGGGTTCATTCAGCGAGGGTGTTTTCACTTTTTAAGCATGAGTATTCTCGTCCTCGCTGAATATTTCTACTTTCCATCTTTCAAATTTCCACATGAAATCTAAGCATTTTGGACAAATAACTCTGTCGCCAATAATGTCGGCCCTGGAGTAGTGCATACGAATTTCACATTCACTACAGTGAGTATATTGCTGCTCTAGAGGAATCTCGAAATGTTTTATAAAGTCACTAATAATATTGTTTTTCATTCACTTTTTCTGTCAAAAAACTCAAAAATTTGCCACTAGATATTCGCAAAATGTCACTATTAGAATAAGTTTAGTTCTCATACCAGCTACTTAGAAGAACAGGTGAGAAAACCTAGTACAATAGGGTCATGCAACTGACCCTAACCCCTCAAGTCCTTGCTGCTAGAAAACTGACGTGCTCTACGCATGAAGCAAGATTAGTTTTGCGTGATCTCAAAAGCAAAGTTTCTGAAGATATTTCACCAATGGAAAAATCTCTAATTTTAGAGGCCATCTCTGAAATATCTTTTCGCCTCAATGAATTAGAGAATGCAAAAGAATCGATCACTGAGGCAATTGGCCTAATTGAGAAACATAATCTTTCTAGGTCCCAATACGTGAGCCAGCTTTTGCTATTGTCTGAAATTCTAACTGCCGAAAATAGGGGAGTAGAGGCCAAGGCTATATCTATCTTTGCAAAAGAGCTGGCCAAAAGCTCTTCTGTTTAAATACCAAAGAAATTCTAAAAATGACCCAAAAAATGGACCTCGTATTTAGCTGAAATGGCCATTTTGGAGGTCTACCCTAGTCTTGGCATGGCTGAAAATTGTAGTAAAATCAGCCATATGGACCAATTTAAGTTTTTTGGTAGATTTCCGATATTGACAATGGTGCTATATATGATACCATTGTTAGATGGATATAGAAAAAGCATTGGACGCTTTAAAGAGTCCAAAAAACGTGAAATTCAAGGATCTTTTAAAAATTTGTGAAGAGTTTTTTGAGATAAGAAATATTAAAGGAAGTCACCACTCATTCAAGACTCCATGGAAAGGAAAACCTTGGATCAATATACAAAAAGATGGGCCTAAAGCAAAAAAATATCAAGTGGAACAGGTGAGAGAGGCCCTTTTAAAATTAAAAGGCATCTTGGAGGAAAATGATGGAAAAAATAAATAATTATATTACTAAGTACTCCTATCAAATTGAGTATGATCCAGAAGATAAAATCTATATTGCGAGATCAGCTGAAATCCCTTCAGTTTTAGCTCATGGTAAAACTCAAGAAAAAGCACTCAAAGAAATTAAAGTTGCTCTCAAGAATATTCTTGAGCAAATGAAAGAAGACGGTGAAAAAATTCCAGAACCATTTAATCTTTTGAAATTCTCTGGAGAATTCAGAGTGAGAATGCCTCCTGAAAAACACAGAAAGATTGCTATGGAAGCTAATCTTCAGGGAATTTCAATGAATCAATACGTAGTAAATAAGTTGTAAAAAAGACGCAATATAAAAACAGTTATATTGCGCTTCCGAAAAAATACCTTCTATGAGATATATTATTTATTATGACTTATAGAAAATACGCTTCGCATTTCCTTTAAAAATGCTAATTCTCGTATGTTCTCAACATATTATCATATATAATAATTATCACTTGATATATTTATTATATATGATAATATTGTCAAATGAAGATCAGGGAATATCTTAACAAGAAAGGAAATTCACCCTTTCAGAAATGGTATAAAGGACTCGATAAGTCCGAGCAAACGAAAATAGATGCTAGATTGACCAGAATAAAACTGATGGATAATATTGGAGACTATAAACCCTTAAAAGGTGGTCTTTTTGAGCTTAGATTCATCCATCGTTCTGGAATCAGAGTCTATTTCACTTTTGAAGGCAAAGAGCTGATCATTCTTTTTGCTGGTGGAAAGAAGGGATCTCAGGAAAGAGATATTGAAAAAGCTCGTGATTATTTAAGTGATTACTTGCAAAGCGGAGGTAATAAAAATGGCCAATAGAACACAAGAATGGTCAGAAGACGTTGCTAAAAAGTTAAAAAAGAAATCGTACAGACAAGAGTTCTTTTTAACTCTTGTAGAAGATGAGGGTCTTTCGATACGAGAAGCCGTTTATTTGATAGCAAAATCTATGGGAAATAAAGAGTTCTCCCAATTAATTGATATGGCCCCTTCAAATACATCTAGAGTGATAAATCCTAATAATGATATCAAAACTACAACTTTAGAGTTTATTCTGAAAAAAATTGGTTGTGAATTAACTGTCAAAGTTGCGTAATCAACTCAATTTTTTGCATTCAAAATTCTGGTTTTTTCCCGTAAAAAAGAGCGAACATAAAGGCCGTTATGTTTGGTCTTTCAGCGACCCTAATTCCCAGAATTTTTCGTGATTTTTTACCTAACATAAAGTCAATTATGTTAGGTATTGGCCTATAAAAATTTGTATGTTAAAATTAGTTATAACTTTCAACCGGTACTGTTCATGGATAATTTGATCATTTTGGATTCAGAAAATTCAGTTGTTAAAAAGCAAAAAACGGACCTGGCCACTACAGTATCTACCTTTTTAAAAAACTTTCTCTCTGAAAATACACGTTGTGCCTACACCACAGATTTTTACGATTTTGCGGCCTTTTTAGAAGTTAGGAATATTCGGTTAAATGGCCCACATGAAATAACGAAAGACCACGTAATTGACTATAGAGATTCAATTATTAATCATTATGCCCCAAACACTGTCCACAGAAAACTCTCTAGTCTATCTTCACTTTTTAAAGAACTCATAAATGCCAAGCTTATGGATGAAAACCCGGCATTAGGGGTTAAGAGGCCAAAGGCGAAATCAATTAGGCCAAAAACTGGGCTAAGTGATTCTGAGCTAGAAAGCATCTGTGAATTTTATGATGGTGTAACCACGCAGTCTTTACAAAATAAAACGATTCTTACGTTCTTGGCCTACACTGGATGCAGAATAAGTGAAGTCGTTAATGTGCGCGTATGTGACATACGAACAGAAAATGACATAAAAGTAGTCATTATTAAAGGCAAGGGTTCAAAAATAAGAAAAATTCCACTCCACCCTAAGCTTTGGAGTACATTAAAAGAATTAATGAGAAGACGAGAAAAAATTGAAGATGATTATATTTTTACGGCCGTCAAAAAAAGGCTGGACTCCCCTATCAGACGTGAATCTGTCCACGAAATGCTTAAAAAGACTCTCTTGGCCCTAGATATGGATATTGATAAGACATTACATTCGTTTCGCAGAGGGGTGATTTCAAACCTTTTGGAAAATGGTCACAGGATTGAGTCTGTTGCTGAAGTTTCTGGGCATTCGAACATTAATACCACTAAGGGTTATCTGGTGCGAGAAGAAAAAATCGAAGATAACCCCCTACTCTCGCTGAATTTTAAGAAATCTTAGGAGAATTATCTTCTAAGAATTTCTGAAAAAGTATTTTGTAGAAATTCTTCAGTGACATCATCGACGTTTTCAATGGGAACACGAATGAGCTGGATATTGAAATTATCAAGGGCCTCATTTTTTTGCCTTTCATTTTATTGTCTCCTTGTTTTATTTTTAACACAGTGAGACTCACTCTGAGAATGGACTAAATTTTGGGTTTATGGTCATTATGACAATATAGTTACAGCAGCAGAGCTCTATGTAGCAGGGGAAAAAGGAATGATCGATGTGGTTAAGAGTGGTAATAATTCGATGTATGAATTAATACAGATTAAGAGAAGGGTTTTGAACGATTATCTTCAAATTTTTGATAATGATTTAAAGGGTAATCTTGGATACTGCATAGAGGAAAAAGATAAAAAACCATACAGTATCAGGCATCTTATTAAAGAAATTCATAATGATGTAATAAATAAATTAATGAATTTAAATATATTAGAAGAAAAAGTCTTAGATTGCGATAGAGAACAATTAAAAAGAGATGGCTTAAGCCAAATTGATTTTGAAAGAACACCAGGAAAGAAAATCGAAGAAAATGAAGAAAACTCCGAATCTCAGTCAGGTGTTATTGTAGGCTAATATATAGGGGGGGCAGTTTTTGACACTCTAGGAACTGATGGACTAGTTAAACTCTCGAATAAGATAGTGTAAAATTAAAAATCTAAGCAATATTCAGTTCATTGAAATATTCTTAGACTAAATAAAAATAGTAATAAGATCATTATTAAGTTCAGACAACTAACTGATAGTTGATCCTTTATAAATTTCAAGTATGAAAAATTCGCAATATTCTCTCGATTGGACACTTAAATATGATATTAAAGTTAAAAATATTCTAACTGGAGTGAAAAATGATCGAAGTGAGACCAAGTAGTTTTTATAAAATTTATGAGGTTCAGCCTGGAGATACCTTATCTCAAATTATCACAGATCACTTTTCGTATGATGACTTGCCTCATAGTCCGAATCTTAATTGGTCTGAAATAAATTATCTCATAGATATTGTACTTCATAATAATCCTCATATAAAAGATCCTAATAGAATACAGCCATGGCAAATGATAGATCTTGCTACATATAAGAAAAAACACTCTGAAATTTATACCAGTGCTCATCACGCATTAATGAAGAGTATATTTAGACATATACCAATAGGGATGTCACATATTATAAGCAGAAATCAAGGGTCTCTCGATCTTTTTGGACTCTTTGTTTCTGGGTCAGTTGCTGCATCAGATAGCGTAATTGGACAATATCTAAAAGCGGTTAAAAGGTTTACAGACTTTGTAAATAATGGAGGCTATAAATTTAAAGGTTCTAGCAATAATTTAGCAGCAATGCTTCAGGATGTTTGGGATAAGGGGCCAATCAAGAAAGAAATAAGTGCTATGAATGATCTCATTATAGCACAAATAAAAGGGTTGAATTATAAAGGATATATTAATCCTTTAAAGAAACACTTGGTTTTTCCAAACACATTTTCACCAAAAAAGGCAATATTATATACAGAAAATGCTGTAAAACATCTTGGAAAAGCAAAAGCGGCATCGATTGGAACAGGGTTCATGATTGAATCTATTATTGGCCTATACAAAGTTTCTCATGCAGAAAATAATAGGGTTAAGGTTGCTTTTGAGCAGGCTGGTGGAATTCTGTTTGGGGCAGCAGCAGCTAAATTTGCAGCTTATGGTGTCTGTACATATTCACTTAGATTATATACTGCGAGCACTAGTTCTTTCGTTTGTGAATTTGGTGTTTCTTTTATTGCTGGTGCGTTAGGAAGCTACACTGGGGGTCTTTTAGGCGGCGGGACATCAGATCTGATATACAAACCTGATGAGCCTGTAACAAAGGATAAACTATATTGAAAATTGAAACTATAACACTATTGATTTTTGCAATCTGTAGCATATATTTTTTCGTATTTGGACCTCTGTTGACTTGGTTCTATTTGGATAAAAAATATCCAAAAATTAAGAATAATATTATCTACTATACAACTGCAGCAATTGCTGCCAGACAAGAGGTTTACCATCGTTTTTTTGGATACATAACAATTTTTGTGTGCGATGACCAAAGCAAAAAGAGAAACAGAAGCAGACTTTCTCACTATTTGAGACCGAATGTAAAAGTTAAAGATCTTGCTGAAATTGGAACTTTTGAGAAAGTTGTCGGGTATTTCCATTTAGTAGTAATATTTACTGCGATTTTTGACTTGATTTTATGTTATGTTTTAAATAAAGGTTGGCCTATAAATTATCTCTACGGTATTGAAAGAAGTCCCACAACATTGCAAATGTATCATCTTACTGGTCTTGCCGTTACATTAATTGGTTGCGTTATATACTATTCATATAAATTTATAAAAAAGAGAAAAGACAGGAAGTAAATTTTCTAGGGTCTATACACGCATCTAAAACCAACATCTGCGGCAGTATATGTTGACAGAGAGTTTGTTGATAGTCCGTAAATACCGGATTTATTTCCCCAAGAATAAGTTCCACCTCTAAAAGCTCCACCGCCTGACCCGCCTTGCCACTGTCCCATAGACTGAGAGTGTGTATACGACCCGTTTGGAGAAACGTCATTAGATGAAAAAGAACCATCTAGAGTTAATACATCTTTCCAGGAGTTTGTAGCATCAATTGGGGAGTTGTCGTATCCAGCACTATTTTTATCCCAATCAACTTTTTCAAGAACATTTCCTCCGAAATCCCAAATGACAGTACCATTTGACAGATAGTGTATTCTTTTTTGCTCCCATCCGCTTCCAGCGCTTTCTCCAGCGTTGTTTCGTAAGCGGTAAGTTAACAGCACCTCGTTTTTGTTGACGAACTCTTCGATACTAGTTTCATGACATAATATTTTCAGGAGGAAAGTCATGAAACTCTCAAAATCTCAACTTTTTTGGAAATACCACATTGAACAGTGTGAATCATCTTCCTTATCTAAGGCCCAGTATTGTAAACAGCACGGAATTAACAAAAGTTCTCTCAGTGCCCAGAAGTCATGGTTTAAACAACACGGTTTACTGGAAACAAAGAATCCAAAAAGTGATTTTATAAATCTAACTGATAATCAAACAAATAAATTTCAGATCTCCTTGTCTAACGGAATACTTTTAACGTTTGATCAGCTACCACTGGCCAGCTGGATTGCCCAGCTCATAGGACAGATGAATGATCCTCAACCTGAGAAAATTTAAAAAGATTTATCTCTATAGGCCCTGCA
This portion of the Halobacteriovoraceae bacterium genome encodes:
- a CDS encoding toxin-antitoxin system HicB family antitoxin, coding for MEKINNYITKYSYQIEYDPEDKIYIARSAEIPSVLAHGKTQEKALKEIKVALKNILEQMKEDGEKIPEPFNLLKFSGEFRVRMPPEKHRKIAMEANLQGISMNQYVVNKL
- a CDS encoding LysM peptidoglycan-binding domain-containing protein, coding for MIEVRPSSFYKIYEVQPGDTLSQIITDHFSYDDLPHSPNLNWSEINYLIDIVLHNNPHIKDPNRIQPWQMIDLATYKKKHSEIYTSAHHALMKSIFRHIPIGMSHIISRNQGSLDLFGLFVSGSVAASDSVIGQYLKAVKRFTDFVNNGGYKFKGSSNNLAAMLQDVWDKGPIKKEISAMNDLIIAQIKGLNYKGYINPLKKHLVFPNTFSPKKAILYTENAVKHLGKAKAASIGTGFMIESIIGLYKVSHAENNRVKVAFEQAGGILFGAAAAKFAAYGVCTYSLRLYTASTSSFVCEFGVSFIAGALGSYTGGLLGGGTSDLIYKPDEPVTKDKLY
- a CDS encoding tyrosine-type recombinase/integrase, whose translation is MDNLIILDSENSVVKKQKTDLATTVSTFLKNFLSENTRCAYTTDFYDFAAFLEVRNIRLNGPHEITKDHVIDYRDSIINHYAPNTVHRKLSSLSSLFKELINAKLMDENPALGVKRPKAKSIRPKTGLSDSELESICEFYDGVTTQSLQNKTILTFLAYTGCRISEVVNVRVCDIRTENDIKVVIIKGKGSKIRKIPLHPKLWSTLKELMRRREKIEDDYIFTAVKKRLDSPIRRESVHEMLKKTLLALDMDIDKTLHSFRRGVISNLLENGHRIESVAEVSGHSNINTTKGYLVREEKIEDNPLLSLNFKKS
- a CDS encoding type II toxin-antitoxin system RelE/ParE family toxin, with protein sequence MKIREYLNKKGNSPFQKWYKGLDKSEQTKIDARLTRIKLMDNIGDYKPLKGGLFELRFIHRSGIRVYFTFEGKELIILFAGGKKGSQERDIEKARDYLSDYLQSGGNKNGQ
- a CDS encoding toxin HicA — protein: MDIEKALDALKSPKNVKFKDLLKICEEFFEIRNIKGSHHSFKTPWKGKPWINIQKDGPKAKKYQVEQVREALLKLKGILEENDGKNK